One window from the genome of Metabacillus flavus encodes:
- a CDS encoding LacI family DNA-binding transcriptional regulator — protein sequence MKKKVTIKDVAKHAGVSSAAVSYVLNGKNKVSGETKEKIRRSIEELHYLPDLTAISLSKKQSKLIGLLKILNQDSLLPVFQTNLYYNEFISGVESVARGYGYDILLAGIGVADECSQWVQRRNLDGLIVMNASGSIAEELARHIAIPIVLVDTYDVPEGSYHTMNIDDEEGGYQATAHLLSLGHTSIAMVVAEAKNSPVDEQRLKGYKRALKEFGIPFKQELIFESGNSTLEASLDAGQSILDSSEPITAVFATSDIVCLGIMRRFASMGKKIPQDFSIVGFDDLNVSQYLSPSLTTVRQDILAKGIQSSEMIFSALFQKEQGLTKKVLPVELAVRESTMQIT from the coding sequence ATGAAAAAGAAGGTCACGATTAAGGATGTTGCCAAGCATGCCGGCGTTTCCAGCGCAGCTGTTTCTTATGTCCTGAACGGGAAAAATAAGGTCTCGGGAGAAACGAAGGAAAAGATCCGCAGATCTATTGAGGAACTTCACTATCTTCCCGATTTAACAGCCATTAGCCTTTCTAAAAAGCAATCCAAGCTGATCGGCTTGCTTAAAATTTTAAATCAGGACTCCTTATTGCCGGTATTCCAGACAAATCTTTATTATAATGAATTTATCAGCGGAGTCGAAAGTGTAGCCCGGGGTTACGGGTATGATATTCTCCTGGCAGGAATCGGTGTGGCAGATGAATGCAGCCAATGGGTTCAGAGAAGGAATCTGGATGGACTGATTGTCATGAATGCATCAGGCTCCATCGCAGAGGAGCTGGCCCGCCATATAGCTATTCCGATCGTTCTGGTAGATACATATGATGTACCGGAAGGCAGCTATCACACGATGAATATCGATGACGAGGAAGGCGGCTATCAGGCTACCGCACATTTGCTTTCACTGGGTCACACATCCATTGCCATGGTTGTTGCAGAAGCAAAAAACAGTCCGGTTGATGAACAGCGGCTAAAAGGCTACAAGAGGGCACTGAAGGAATTTGGCATTCCGTTTAAACAAGAACTGATTTTTGAGAGCGGTAACAGTACGCTTGAAGCTTCACTGGATGCCGGACAAAGCATCCTGGACAGTTCAGAGCCTATTACGGCGGTATTCGCTACTTCTGATATTGTATGTTTAGGAATTATGAGAAGATTTGCTTCAATGGGAAAAAAAATTCCTCAGGACTTTTCAATAGTCGGATTTGATGATTTAAATGTTAGTCAGTATCTATCTCCAAGTCTGACCACAGTAAGGCAGGATATTTTAGCAAAAGGAATTCAGTCATCTGAAATGATTTTCTCGGCTCTTTTTCAAAAGGAGCAGGGGCTCACTAAAAAGGTCCTTCCGGTTGAGCTCGCAGTCAGAGAATCAACTATGCAGATTACGTAA
- a CDS encoding bifunctional adenosylcobinamide kinase/adenosylcobinamide-phosphate guanylyltransferase: MRFVTGGAFNGKAQWVREQTWWREEEGLWLSAYKKDPLIQDFRQVTVIEGLEQYIREDVLQKGEEASSQWRAAISRWLEWEGNAHGRRLVLIGSDISKGIVPIEAENRIWRDVTGWIYQEIMRKSVQADLIWYGIRTTLK; this comes from the coding sequence ATGCGCTTCGTTACGGGCGGTGCCTTCAACGGCAAGGCTCAATGGGTAAGAGAGCAAACCTGGTGGAGGGAAGAAGAAGGTTTATGGCTCAGTGCTTATAAAAAAGACCCTTTAATTCAAGACTTCAGACAGGTTACGGTCATTGAAGGACTTGAACAATATATTCGGGAAGACGTCCTTCAAAAGGGAGAAGAGGCTTCCAGTCAATGGCGGGCTGCAATCAGCAGGTGGCTGGAATGGGAAGGAAATGCTCACGGCAGAAGGCTTGTCCTGATTGGTTCGGATATTTCAAAGGGAATTGTCCCGATTGAAGCGGAAAACAGGATTTGGAGAGATGTAACGGGGTGGATCTACCAGGAAATCATGAGGAAGTCGGTTCAGGCGGATCTGATCTGGTACGGTATTCGAACAACTTTGAAATAA
- a CDS encoding Gfo/Idh/MocA family protein translates to MTKIRIGVVGCGSIAIHRHLPEYAVLDTAEITAVCDIVEERANEMASIYGAAAYTDYQDLIASGKVDAISVCTPNYLHAPVSIAALKAGLHVLCEKPMATSKEDAEAMIAAEKESGKKLMIAHNQRFTAAHQKARKLIESGEMGRIYSFRTAFGHPGPEAWSIDGKDSWFFKKEEAFIGAMGDLGVHKTDLMRYLLGEEFTEVGAFVQTSAKTFGDVDDNAVCVLKTGSGILGTLTASWSYTGKEDNSTIIYCENGIIRLEDDPVHSLVIQYSNGEIAKFELGKIQSNEEGGQVISKVVNHFVECILEDKQPLVTGEEGKKSLEVILAAMESSETKQIVSISQGVIA, encoded by the coding sequence ATGACAAAAATTAGAATTGGTGTGGTTGGATGCGGAAGCATTGCCATCCACCGCCACCTGCCTGAATATGCAGTACTTGATACTGCAGAAATCACAGCCGTATGCGACATCGTTGAGGAACGCGCAAATGAAATGGCATCTATTTACGGAGCAGCTGCCTATACAGATTATCAGGACTTAATTGCCAGCGGCAAGGTAGATGCAATCAGTGTCTGCACACCGAACTACCTTCATGCCCCAGTATCAATAGCAGCGCTTAAAGCGGGATTGCACGTTCTATGCGAAAAGCCGATGGCCACATCAAAAGAAGACGCTGAAGCAATGATTGCTGCCGAAAAGGAATCAGGCAAAAAGCTTATGATCGCACACAATCAGCGTTTTACTGCTGCACATCAAAAGGCGCGCAAGCTGATTGAATCAGGCGAAATGGGAAGAATCTACAGCTTCCGTACGGCATTTGGCCATCCCGGACCTGAAGCATGGAGCATCGATGGAAAAGACAGCTGGTTCTTCAAAAAAGAAGAAGCATTTATTGGGGCAATGGGAGACTTGGGAGTTCATAAAACAGACTTAATGCGCTACCTGCTTGGAGAAGAGTTTACGGAAGTTGGCGCATTCGTTCAAACGAGTGCAAAAACATTCGGAGATGTTGACGATAATGCGGTGTGTGTTTTGAAAACAGGATCAGGGATACTTGGTACATTAACCGCGAGCTGGTCTTATACAGGAAAGGAAGACAATTCCACCATTATTTATTGTGAAAATGGAATTATCCGCCTGGAGGATGATCCTGTTCACAGCCTGGTAATTCAATATTCAAATGGTGAAATTGCAAAATTTGAGCTTGGAAAAATTCAGTCAAATGAAGAAGGCGGTCAAGTCATTTCGAAAGTTGTGAATCACTTCGTCGAATGCATCTTGGAGGATAAGCAGCCGCTGGTTACAGGGGAAGAAGGAAAAAAATCGCTTGAAGTGATTTTAGCTGCTATGGAATCCAGTGAAACAAAGCAAATTGTGTCAATCAGCCAGGGCGTTATTGCATGA
- a CDS encoding Gfo/Idh/MocA family protein, which translates to MKKLRIGIIGAGGIATGRHIPSFQHFSDQAEITAVSDINVHRAEDVAKEFGIPRFFGDYTEMLPEVDAVVVCTPNKFHAEISIAALQAGVHVLCEKPMALSAAECKVMIETAKECQRKLAIAYHYRYMKEAQAAKKVMITEEIGTPLVVRIKALRRRKVPGWGVFTNKELQGGGSLIDYGCHLLDLALWLIGNPKIIDVTGSTYNALSKVPNQVNLWGHYDHQRFNVDDHVTAYIRFENGTSMLFETSWATNIRDDEEHLSISGVNGGISVFPMELYTTKYNMLFNSQPAWIPGEEDPGILQAKNFIAACFNEEELIVQPEEAMQVSEVIDAIYESGKITIKE; encoded by the coding sequence ATGAAAAAACTAAGGATTGGCATCATTGGAGCAGGAGGCATTGCTACCGGACGCCACATTCCATCCTTTCAGCACTTTTCAGACCAGGCAGAAATTACAGCTGTGAGCGATATTAATGTGCATCGTGCAGAAGATGTAGCGAAAGAATTCGGGATTCCCCGGTTTTTTGGGGACTATACCGAGATGCTTCCTGAAGTAGATGCGGTTGTCGTATGTACACCAAATAAATTTCATGCAGAAATCTCCATTGCCGCGCTTCAGGCAGGCGTTCATGTTTTATGCGAGAAGCCGATGGCATTGTCCGCAGCAGAATGCAAAGTAATGATTGAAACGGCTAAAGAATGCCAGAGAAAGCTTGCTATCGCCTATCATTACCGCTATATGAAGGAAGCGCAGGCAGCCAAAAAAGTGATGATTACAGAGGAAATCGGCACACCTTTAGTCGTCCGCATAAAAGCCTTGCGGCGCAGAAAAGTTCCAGGCTGGGGGGTCTTTACAAACAAGGAGCTGCAAGGAGGAGGCAGCTTAATTGATTACGGCTGTCACCTGCTTGATCTGGCCCTTTGGCTGATTGGCAACCCGAAAATTATCGACGTAACAGGCAGCACCTACAATGCGTTAAGCAAAGTACCGAATCAGGTAAACCTGTGGGGCCATTATGATCATCAAAGATTTAATGTTGATGATCATGTGACGGCATATATTCGATTTGAAAATGGAACGTCAATGCTTTTTGAAACGTCATGGGCAACAAACATACGTGATGATGAGGAACATCTCAGCATCTCTGGCGTAAATGGCGGGATCAGTGTTTTTCCAATGGAATTGTACACAACTAAATACAACATGCTGTTCAATAGCCAGCCTGCCTGGATTCCTGGAGAAGAGGATCCAGGAATTCTTCAGGCGAAGAATTTTATTGCTGCCTGCTTCAACGAAGAAGAGCTCATTGTTCAGCCTGAGGAAGCGATGCAGGTTTCTGAAGTAATCGATGCGATTTACGAAAGCGGAAAGATTACCATTAAAGAATAG
- a CDS encoding ThuA domain-containing protein produces the protein MNVTVWNENRHEQKNPEVRSIYPDGIHGTIAGFLEEMGHRVQTATLDEPEHGLTDDVLRNTEVMIWWGHLAHEEVDSVIVEKVKNRVLDGMGLIVLHSGHFSKIFKSLMGTGCDLKWREADEKERLWVVEPSHPIVDGIAEYIELEKEEMYGEHFDIPAPDELVFMSWFEGGEVFRSGCTYKRGSGKVFYFRPGHETYPTYHNKDIQKVIGNAVLWAAPADREKPVYGNAQPLEKITVK, from the coding sequence ATGAATGTAACAGTATGGAATGAGAATCGTCATGAACAGAAAAATCCGGAAGTACGCTCCATTTATCCAGACGGAATTCACGGAACCATAGCGGGATTTCTTGAAGAAATGGGCCACCGCGTTCAAACCGCTACTTTGGATGAGCCTGAACACGGCTTGACTGATGATGTTCTTCGCAATACAGAAGTGATGATCTGGTGGGGCCATCTTGCGCATGAAGAAGTAGACAGTGTAATTGTAGAAAAAGTGAAAAATAGGGTATTAGACGGAATGGGACTGATTGTTCTTCACTCCGGCCATTTTTCTAAAATCTTTAAGTCCCTAATGGGGACAGGCTGTGACCTGAAATGGAGAGAGGCTGACGAAAAAGAACGGCTATGGGTAGTAGAGCCAAGCCACCCAATCGTAGATGGAATCGCCGAGTACATCGAACTTGAAAAAGAGGAAATGTACGGCGAACACTTTGACATTCCAGCACCTGACGAGCTTGTTTTCATGAGCTGGTTTGAAGGCGGAGAAGTATTCAGAAGCGGCTGTACGTACAAACGCGGCAGCGGCAAAGTGTTTTATTTCCGCCCTGGCCATGAAACGTATCCTACCTATCACAATAAAGACATTCAAAAAGTAATAGGAAATGCAGTACTATGGGCAGCACCTGCCGATCGTGAAAAACCGGTATACGGAAATGCACAGCCGCTTGAAAAGATCACAGTAAAATAA